DNA sequence from the Candidatus Binatia bacterium genome:
CGCCGAGCCCCGCGAAATCGGCTGACGATGGCGCACACGGAGCACCTGCCGATCTACAAGGGCGCGTACGATCTCTGTCTATGGCTGGAGCAGGCGGTGCGGCACTTTTCGCGCTTTAATAAGTACGAGATTGGCGCGGAGTTACGGCAGGGCGCTCGTCGAGTGCTGACGCTGGTGGTGCGGGCGAACGCGCGCGTCAACAAGGAGCCGGTGCTGCTCGAGTTACGCGAGGAGCTGGAGGCGCTCAAAGTGTTGTTGCGACTCTGTCACGACACGAAGGCGTTTCCGAACGCCAACTCCTTCGAGCACGGTATGCGCCTGGTTGTCGATCTCGCCAAGCAGAACGAAGGCTGGTTGAAGAGTCAGCGCCGGGGCCGTGGCCAGAATCGGCCCGCGATGCTCAGCGAGCTAGCGGGGCCGAGCGTGCCATGATCACGAGGTCCCGTTCCCACCGGAGGCCTCGGCCACGGGCTGCCCTCCGGTCGACGCCGACGCCCTGTGG
Encoded proteins:
- a CDS encoding four helix bundle protein; this encodes RRAPRNRLTMAHTEHLPIYKGAYDLCLWLEQAVRHFSRFNKYEIGAELRQGARRVLTLVVRANARVNKEPVLLELREELEALKVLLRLCHDTKAFPNANSFEHGMRLVVDLAKQNEGWLKSQRRGRGQNRPAMLSELAGPSVP